One Nonomuraea rubra DNA window includes the following coding sequences:
- a CDS encoding ParB/RepB/Spo0J family partition protein, producing MPAIVSQTYRMVSVADLEPHPDNPHQGDVDVIAESIKKNGFYGTVLVQKSQMRIIAGEHRWRGAKANHLRQVPALIIDVDDDTATRIMLADNRTAEFGAYDDHALADLLHGLDDLDGTGWTEQDLDDLADAIAADNAVALGPERAPVPGGGRADQAGADDEEELPEPGDAETHTRPVVWGVVVTCDSEAEQVQLLNQLTGQGWNVRALM from the coding sequence GTGCCCGCTATCGTGTCGCAGACCTATCGAATGGTCTCGGTCGCCGACCTCGAACCGCACCCCGACAACCCTCACCAGGGCGACGTGGACGTGATCGCCGAGTCGATCAAGAAGAACGGCTTCTACGGCACGGTCCTGGTCCAGAAGTCGCAGATGCGGATCATCGCTGGTGAGCACCGCTGGCGCGGCGCGAAGGCCAACCACTTGCGGCAGGTGCCGGCCCTGATCATCGACGTTGACGACGACACCGCCACCCGGATCATGCTCGCCGACAACCGGACCGCCGAGTTCGGCGCGTACGACGACCACGCCCTTGCCGACCTGCTGCACGGCCTGGACGACCTCGACGGCACCGGCTGGACGGAGCAGGACCTCGACGACCTGGCCGACGCCATCGCCGCCGACAACGCGGTAGCCCTCGGCCCCGAACGCGCTCCGGTCCCGGGCGGTGGCCGCGCCGACCAGGCCGGCGCCGACGACGAAGAAGAGCTGCCGGAACCGGGCGACGCTGAGACGCATACGCGGCCCGTTGTCTGGGGCGTCGTGGTCACCTGCGACAGCGAGGCCGAGCAGGTGCAGCTCCTCAACCAGCTCACGGGCCAGGGCTGGAACGTCCGCGCCCTGATGTAG
- a CDS encoding PadR family transcriptional regulator, producing MYEQSRPRMTLPTQLVLRALLEDPTQEMYGLEICAAASLPTGTIHPILARFEGLGWLESRWEETDPHQQGRPRRRYYRLTRDGIEQARQSLAHAEAKRSRLSGLSRGLSGGTA from the coding sequence GTGTACGAGCAGTCCAGGCCGCGCATGACGCTGCCCACGCAACTCGTGCTTCGAGCACTGCTCGAAGACCCCACACAAGAGATGTATGGTCTGGAGATTTGCGCCGCCGCTAGTCTCCCCACGGGGACGATTCATCCCATTCTCGCCCGCTTCGAGGGCCTCGGCTGGCTGGAGTCGCGCTGGGAAGAAACAGACCCCCATCAGCAGGGCCGACCTCGGCGCCGCTACTATCGCCTGACGCGAGACGGGATCGAGCAGGCAAGGCAATCGCTCGCTCATGCGGAAGCCAAGCGCAGCCGTCTATCCGGCCTCTCCCGGGGATTGTCCGGAGGAACGGCGTGA
- a CDS encoding PBSX family phage terminase large subunit — protein sequence MSTPAPTPLNLSPKQLRSIGESTARLNIWSGAIRSGKTIASLLRWVMYVANAPRGGSLVIVGKTSDTIARNVFDVLQDPAITGPIARRIIYTRGAPTANILGRRIEIISSNDARSENRLRGMTCAGAYVDEITLIEREFWDQLLARLSVTGAKLFGTTNPDAPNHWLKRQFLDRKYELDLRHWHFRLDDNTALDPAYVKALKAEYTGLWFKRFILGQWVMAEGAIYDMFDPDRHVVDILPPMERWLACGVDYGTVNPFDAILIGVSTPDDTGQRRIYLASEFRWDSRAERKQLTDAEYSLKLGAWLDNIPDTYGPGTRGVRPQWVVVDPSAASFITQLQRDGFTPTMGDNSVNDGIRTVSNLLGADHLRIHRSVSGFLDEVGSYAWDDKKAEKGDDVPVKVDDHALDAVRYGLHTTQAAWLPLLQPVY from the coding sequence GTGAGCACGCCGGCGCCGACGCCGCTGAACCTGTCGCCCAAGCAGCTCCGGTCGATCGGCGAGTCCACAGCTCGCCTGAACATCTGGTCGGGCGCGATCCGGTCGGGCAAGACGATCGCCTCGCTGCTGCGGTGGGTTATGTACGTCGCGAACGCGCCGCGCGGGGGCTCGTTGGTGATCGTGGGCAAGACATCGGACACGATCGCCCGGAACGTCTTTGACGTGCTGCAAGACCCGGCGATCACCGGCCCGATCGCGCGGCGGATCATCTACACCCGTGGCGCTCCCACGGCGAACATCCTCGGGCGACGCATTGAGATCATCTCGTCGAACGACGCCCGGTCGGAGAACCGGCTGCGAGGCATGACCTGTGCTGGTGCTTACGTCGATGAGATCACGCTGATCGAGCGGGAGTTCTGGGACCAGCTCTTGGCCCGGCTCAGCGTCACGGGCGCCAAACTGTTCGGGACCACGAATCCCGATGCTCCGAACCACTGGTTGAAGCGCCAGTTCCTTGACCGCAAGTACGAGCTTGACCTGCGGCATTGGCACTTCAGGTTGGACGACAACACCGCGTTGGACCCGGCGTACGTCAAGGCGCTCAAGGCTGAGTACACCGGGCTCTGGTTCAAGAGATTCATCTTGGGCCAGTGGGTCATGGCCGAGGGCGCGATCTACGACATGTTCGACCCGGACCGGCACGTCGTGGACATCCTGCCGCCCATGGAGCGATGGCTGGCCTGCGGCGTTGACTATGGCACCGTCAATCCGTTCGATGCCATCCTCATCGGCGTATCCACTCCGGACGACACTGGCCAGCGGCGCATCTATCTCGCCAGCGAGTTCCGCTGGGACTCCCGCGCCGAGCGGAAGCAACTCACCGACGCCGAGTACAGCCTGAAGCTCGGGGCGTGGCTGGACAACATCCCCGACACCTACGGCCCCGGCACCCGCGGGGTACGGCCGCAGTGGGTCGTGGTGGATCCATCCGCCGCGTCGTTCATCACGCAACTCCAGCGCGACGGCTTCACCCCGACCATGGGCGACAACTCCGTCAACGACGGCATCCGCACCGTCAGCAATCTGCTCGGCGCTGACCACCTGCGGATCCACCGCTCGGTGTCCGGGTTCCTCGACGAGGTCGGCTCGTACGCGTGGGACGACAAGAAGGCCGAGAAAGGCGACGACGTGCCCGTGAAGGTGGATGACCACGCGTTGGACGCTGTCCGGTACGGCCTGCACACCACGCAAGCGGCCTGGCTGCCGCTGCTGCAGCCGGTCTACTGA
- a CDS encoding tyrosine-type recombinase/integrase, translating into MNAELIVVRSEDVALPLDLPPIILDLTRAWLWSFDSKNTRDTYERYIRRWFEFCNETGLDPLEARKPHGDVFSRWFQETARRPPKPKTVALVLSTVSSWYEYLHETEALDANRFKKTRRPKIPRKHSETVALTKGEARDLLRAADADHGRERLRTAALLRLLLQTGVRISEAVNAQIDDLGFARGYRTLRITVKGGDTITRRLPVEATHALDVYLAERAHREGVELQDLRGPLFATSTGQSWSRSKAFELVRRIAAQAGITSKVGPHSLRHTYASLAQEAGVAMRQIQLDLNHADVSTTEIYLHSRDRLEKDASQVVASLLE; encoded by the coding sequence GTGAACGCTGAGCTGATCGTCGTCCGGAGCGAAGACGTCGCGCTGCCGCTGGACCTGCCGCCGATCATTCTCGACCTGACCCGGGCGTGGCTGTGGTCGTTCGACTCGAAGAACACGCGGGACACGTACGAGCGGTACATTCGGCGATGGTTCGAGTTCTGCAACGAGACCGGCCTCGATCCGCTGGAGGCCCGCAAGCCGCACGGCGACGTGTTCTCCCGCTGGTTCCAGGAGACGGCCCGCCGACCACCGAAGCCGAAGACAGTGGCATTAGTCCTGTCCACGGTGTCGTCCTGGTACGAGTACCTGCACGAGACCGAAGCCCTCGACGCCAACCGGTTCAAGAAGACGCGACGACCGAAGATCCCCCGCAAGCACTCCGAGACGGTCGCGCTCACCAAGGGCGAGGCGCGGGACCTCCTCCGGGCGGCCGACGCCGACCATGGCCGGGAACGGCTGCGCACCGCGGCGCTGCTCCGGCTGCTGCTGCAGACCGGCGTCCGCATCTCCGAGGCGGTGAACGCGCAGATCGACGACCTCGGGTTCGCCCGTGGGTATCGGACGCTGCGCATCACGGTGAAGGGCGGCGACACGATTACCCGGCGGCTGCCGGTGGAGGCGACGCACGCGCTGGATGTCTACCTCGCTGAGCGGGCGCACCGCGAAGGGGTCGAGCTGCAGGACCTGCGGGGCCCGCTATTCGCGACCTCGACGGGCCAGAGCTGGAGCAGGTCGAAGGCGTTCGAGCTGGTGCGGCGCATTGCCGCCCAGGCGGGCATCACGTCGAAGGTGGGGCCGCACTCCCTGCGGCACACCTACGCATCGCTGGCGCAGGAGGCCGGCGTCGCGATGCGGCAGATCCAGCTCGACCTCAACCACGCCGACGTGTCCACGACGGAGATCTACTTGCACAGCCGGGACCGGCTGGAGAAGGACGCCTCTCAGGTGGTGGCGTCGCTGCTGGAGTAG
- a CDS encoding ASCH domain-containing protein translates to MLTVRQPWAALLVAGIKDVENRSWGTPYRGRLLIHSGLKIDAEGFELMDQLGIVLDGPMLRGMILGSVNLVDIRQDSSSLWARAGVNHWLVTDARPAVTPMPAAGALGLRPAPAGWTKAFAA, encoded by the coding sequence ATGCTGACCGTCCGGCAGCCATGGGCGGCGTTGCTCGTCGCGGGCATCAAGGACGTGGAGAACCGGAGCTGGGGCACGCCGTATCGGGGCAGGCTCCTGATCCATTCGGGCCTCAAGATCGACGCCGAGGGGTTCGAGCTCATGGATCAACTAGGGATCGTCCTCGACGGGCCGATGCTGCGCGGCATGATCCTCGGGTCGGTGAACCTCGTGGACATCCGCCAGGACAGCAGCTCGCTGTGGGCCCGCGCCGGGGTGAATCACTGGCTGGTCACCGACGCCCGACCGGCCGTCACGCCAATGCCCGCGGCTGGGGCGCTGGGGCTACGGCCAGCTCCGGCCGGGTGGACAAAGGCGTTCGCCGCCTAG
- a CDS encoding WhiB family transcriptional regulator, whose protein sequence is MPGRKGWRNRAACRGQDLVLFFGPGEGEPRESPKQKENRIERAKHFCRTCSAQAECLDFHLQASAAQYGVAGGLDEDERTAYRRRLQRKAARERRTP, encoded by the coding sequence ATGCCCGGCCGCAAGGGGTGGCGGAACCGCGCCGCCTGCCGAGGACAGGACCTGGTCCTGTTCTTCGGACCCGGTGAGGGCGAGCCCCGCGAGAGCCCAAAGCAGAAGGAGAACCGCATCGAGCGGGCCAAGCACTTCTGCCGCACCTGCTCCGCCCAGGCCGAGTGCCTGGACTTCCATCTGCAGGCCAGCGCGGCGCAGTACGGCGTCGCCGGAGGCCTCGACGAGGACGAGCGCACGGCCTACCGGCGGCGCCTGCAACGCAAAGCAGCACGAGAAAGGAGAACCCCGTGA
- a CDS encoding helix-turn-helix domain-containing protein, producing the protein MVRKYQRVAGAEREALKAELKRRYMDGESIRRLSISTGRSYGFVHRLLEEAGAPLRPRGGNQRPAPVVVDGRPSS; encoded by the coding sequence ATGGTTCGGAAGTATCAGCGGGTGGCGGGCGCGGAGCGCGAGGCGCTGAAGGCGGAGCTGAAGCGCCGGTACATGGACGGGGAGTCGATCCGGCGGCTGTCGATCTCGACGGGCCGCTCGTACGGGTTCGTTCACCGGCTGCTGGAGGAGGCGGGGGCGCCGCTGCGGCCGCGGGGCGGCAACCAGCGGCCGGCTCCTGTGGTTGTAGACGGGCGACCATCTAGCTGA
- a CDS encoding phage minor capsid protein has translation MTITPAAAIEEGLEQARKVAAMYADAETALLERIAARVGKDLDNDDGDDWADKRLSEVTQLRKEAEAIVRRLQAASRAAAEAAVLETWAEGMDAAVRGAVLQVHDRKVRKRLAKVLEDAKNLGASRGINAGQGVAELAAQTVRMVTSVHEGALRAVDDIFRNVVAETASRALIGAETRREAAQRALDRFTAEGIKGFTDSANPPRTWSMASYAEMAMRTAVARAAVDGHLSTLREAGINLVSVSRLPYTCDRCARWEGEVLALSGSAGTRVEENPATGVQVFVQVAGTVAEARLAGLLHPNCGHSLNAYLPGVSRPAPVVQSKTTYKESQRQRYLERKVRETKRRAAVALDDDARAKADAKTAAYQQQLKELTKATGLRRRTDRERADAPSADLDELTDRELADLASKFSHDEQALARLEQEMSRRDEADAAAARAAGPAAQDDPIAALSEINDLGDLTDDHVLALMERYRDDEQGMARALDELDRIERQTRARENWSWNWREEETDADRAISDLIASGRYSYMDAYAEVHGLDPAELDRQERRALLEADRRPGEDIDQTVRRLYAEWLDQAYERAEADTNGFLLNAEGRAAGINERSLFSGPAARARKYASEELLRWWANNARLTLTEFRAQWLGRESDRRAAEQIRAGGAGREFGV, from the coding sequence ATGACCATCACTCCAGCCGCTGCCATCGAGGAGGGTCTGGAGCAGGCGCGCAAGGTCGCCGCCATGTACGCCGACGCGGAGACGGCGCTGCTGGAGCGCATCGCCGCGCGGGTCGGCAAGGACCTTGACAACGACGATGGCGACGACTGGGCGGACAAGCGGCTCTCCGAGGTGACGCAGCTCCGGAAGGAAGCCGAAGCGATCGTCCGCCGGTTGCAGGCCGCGTCGAGAGCTGCCGCTGAGGCGGCGGTGCTGGAAACGTGGGCCGAAGGCATGGACGCCGCGGTGCGCGGTGCCGTGTTGCAGGTCCACGACCGGAAGGTCCGGAAGCGGCTGGCCAAGGTGCTGGAGGACGCGAAGAACCTCGGCGCGAGCCGGGGCATCAACGCCGGCCAGGGCGTTGCCGAGCTGGCCGCGCAGACCGTTCGTATGGTCACGTCGGTCCATGAGGGCGCGCTGCGGGCGGTGGACGACATCTTCCGCAACGTCGTCGCCGAGACTGCCAGCCGAGCGCTGATCGGCGCGGAGACTCGGCGGGAGGCGGCGCAGCGTGCGCTCGACCGGTTCACGGCCGAGGGCATCAAGGGGTTCACTGACTCGGCCAACCCGCCCCGGACCTGGAGCATGGCCAGCTACGCCGAGATGGCTATGCGGACGGCCGTCGCTCGGGCGGCGGTGGACGGTCATCTGTCCACGCTGCGCGAGGCCGGGATCAACCTGGTCAGCGTGTCGCGGCTGCCGTACACGTGCGACCGATGCGCCCGCTGGGAGGGTGAGGTACTGGCCCTGTCCGGATCGGCGGGCACGCGCGTGGAGGAGAACCCAGCCACGGGCGTGCAGGTGTTCGTGCAGGTCGCGGGGACGGTCGCGGAGGCCCGGTTGGCGGGCCTGCTGCACCCGAACTGCGGGCACAGCCTGAACGCCTACCTGCCTGGAGTGTCGAGGCCGGCGCCCGTTGTGCAGTCGAAGACCACCTACAAGGAGTCGCAGCGGCAGCGCTACCTGGAGCGGAAGGTCCGCGAGACCAAGCGGCGCGCGGCGGTTGCGCTCGACGACGACGCCCGCGCGAAGGCGGATGCGAAGACGGCCGCCTACCAGCAGCAGCTCAAGGAGCTGACGAAGGCGACAGGGCTGCGACGCAGAACCGATCGGGAGAGGGCCGACGCCCCGTCTGCGGACCTGGATGAGCTGACCGACCGGGAACTCGCCGACCTGGCCAGCAAGTTCAGCCACGACGAGCAGGCGCTGGCCCGGCTTGAGCAGGAGATGAGCCGCCGCGACGAGGCCGACGCGGCGGCTGCGCGGGCAGCCGGCCCGGCTGCGCAGGACGACCCGATCGCCGCGTTGTCGGAGATCAACGACCTGGGCGACCTGACCGACGACCACGTGTTGGCGCTGATGGAGCGGTACCGCGACGACGAGCAGGGCATGGCCCGCGCGCTCGACGAGCTGGACCGCATCGAGAGGCAGACTCGCGCGCGTGAGAACTGGTCGTGGAACTGGCGCGAGGAGGAGACCGACGCCGACCGGGCGATTTCGGACCTCATCGCGTCGGGCCGCTACTCCTACATGGACGCGTACGCCGAGGTGCACGGGCTGGACCCGGCCGAGCTGGACCGTCAGGAGCGGCGGGCCCTGCTGGAGGCGGACCGCCGGCCGGGCGAGGACATCGATCAGACGGTGCGCCGCCTGTACGCCGAATGGCTCGACCAGGCGTACGAGCGGGCCGAGGCCGACACGAACGGCTTCCTGCTGAACGCCGAAGGGCGTGCGGCCGGGATCAACGAGCGGTCGCTGTTCTCCGGGCCGGCCGCGCGCGCCAGGAAGTACGCCAGCGAGGAGCTGCTGCGCTGGTGGGCGAACAACGCGCGGCTCACCCTCACAGAGTTCCGCGCGCAGTGGCTCGGGCGGGAGTCCGACCGGCGGGCGGCCGAGCAGATCCGAGCGGGCGGCGCCGGGAGGGAGTTCGGAGTATGA
- a CDS encoding J domain-containing protein, producing the protein MFSRADVKPCKGSKDKMPCGRFVRWTRTVAGVPYAVDLAPHEDGNTAVWRDVHGILRSRRITEDLPLVPPEKRMMPHAATCPGKPRVQTPPPPPRPPRRPAPPPAGRLYDLLGVTSTAHPDDIRKAYRRLARQLHPDVNPDPKVAARFQEIGEAYHVLSDPGRRRTYDLTGRPPRAG; encoded by the coding sequence GTGTTCTCTCGCGCTGACGTGAAGCCGTGCAAGGGCAGCAAGGACAAGATGCCGTGCGGGCGGTTCGTCCGCTGGACTCGCACCGTGGCCGGCGTCCCCTACGCGGTTGACCTGGCCCCGCACGAGGACGGCAACACCGCCGTCTGGAGGGACGTCCACGGGATCCTCCGGTCCCGCCGCATCACCGAGGACCTGCCGCTCGTTCCGCCGGAGAAGCGGATGATGCCGCACGCTGCGACCTGTCCCGGCAAACCGCGGGTCCAGACCCCGCCACCGCCACCGCGGCCGCCACGCAGGCCCGCACCACCACCGGCCGGACGGCTGTACGACCTGCTCGGCGTCACCAGCACCGCGCATCCGGACGACATCAGGAAGGCGTACCGCAGGCTGGCCCGCCAGCTCCACCCCGACGTCAACCCCGACCCGAAGGTGGCGGCGCGATTCCAGGAGATCGGGGAGGCATACCACGTCCTGTCCGATCCCGGCCGGCGGCGGACGTACGACCTGACGGGTCGGCCACCACGAGCCGGATGA
- a CDS encoding phage portal protein has protein sequence MPLPERNQEWPPPAIRQEMRLYDTHGAWYAGDPDKLAQVYGGNRAAPMVGMDPKGWDRPISRMGGYLGRAVRYFWGTPTPAAQSRATKLHIPLAADIAATSADLLFSEPPTLKLKGKKGQQRLDSVLHEAGVYGSLLEAAELAAAYGGVYLRVGWDTTMADHPVVDALPPDAAVPEFHNGRLKAVTFWRVVYEDDRSGEVWRHLEKHEKGRVFHGLYLGDEDHLGRQMPLEDHPATAEFAELVDEDGGFDSGFDRGLLVEYIPNMRPHRMIRGTAVGRSDYAGVEPLLDALDETWTSWMRDLRLGKARIIVPEIYLTTAGRGQAASWDPDREIYSPLGGMLPSPQNPGSMITLSQFKIRVQEHAETSKHLVEQIVRGAGYALQSFAEGGNGQAKTATEIHMEKHRSYSTRGRKIGYWTPRLAWLSEAMLAVDHAVFGTKVVAERATVEWPDGVMPDPESMGRTLDMLNRAQAVSLDTKIRWVHPDWDDVQVQAEKERLRDELGLNVPDPAALGETWIPDASGDD, from the coding sequence ATGCCGCTTCCCGAGCGTAATCAGGAGTGGCCGCCGCCAGCGATCCGACAGGAGATGCGGCTCTACGACACTCACGGCGCCTGGTACGCCGGCGACCCGGACAAGCTGGCGCAGGTGTACGGCGGCAACCGGGCAGCGCCGATGGTGGGGATGGACCCGAAGGGCTGGGACCGGCCGATCAGCCGCATGGGCGGATACCTCGGGCGTGCAGTCCGCTACTTCTGGGGAACGCCCACACCGGCCGCGCAGTCACGAGCGACGAAGCTTCACATCCCGCTCGCCGCCGATATCGCCGCCACCAGCGCCGACCTGCTGTTCAGCGAGCCACCGACACTCAAGCTGAAGGGCAAGAAGGGGCAGCAGCGGCTCGACAGCGTGCTGCACGAGGCCGGCGTCTACGGCAGCCTCCTGGAGGCCGCAGAGCTGGCCGCCGCATACGGGGGCGTCTACCTGCGGGTCGGCTGGGACACGACGATGGCTGACCACCCGGTCGTGGACGCGTTGCCGCCGGACGCCGCCGTGCCCGAGTTCCACAACGGCCGGCTGAAGGCGGTGACGTTCTGGCGGGTCGTCTACGAGGACGACCGGTCGGGCGAGGTGTGGCGGCACCTGGAGAAGCACGAGAAGGGCCGCGTCTTCCATGGCTTGTACCTGGGCGATGAGGATCACCTGGGCAGGCAGATGCCGTTGGAGGATCACCCGGCGACCGCCGAGTTCGCCGAGCTGGTGGACGAGGATGGCGGGTTCGACAGCGGGTTCGATCGTGGCCTGCTGGTTGAGTACATCCCGAACATGCGCCCGCACAGGATGATCCGGGGTACGGCGGTCGGCCGCAGTGACTATGCGGGCGTTGAGCCGTTGCTGGACGCGTTGGATGAGACGTGGACGTCTTGGATGCGGGACCTGCGGCTCGGTAAGGCGAGGATCATCGTCCCGGAGATCTACCTGACGACGGCCGGGCGCGGCCAGGCAGCGTCGTGGGATCCGGATCGGGAGATCTACAGTCCGTTGGGCGGCATGCTGCCGTCGCCGCAGAACCCCGGCAGCATGATCACCCTGAGCCAGTTCAAGATCCGGGTGCAAGAGCATGCGGAGACGTCGAAGCACCTGGTGGAGCAGATCGTTCGCGGTGCCGGGTATGCGCTGCAGTCGTTCGCTGAGGGTGGCAATGGCCAGGCCAAGACGGCGACCGAGATCCACATGGAGAAGCACCGGTCGTACTCGACGCGCGGCCGGAAAATCGGCTACTGGACACCGCGACTCGCGTGGCTGTCGGAGGCGATGCTGGCCGTCGATCACGCGGTGTTCGGGACGAAGGTCGTGGCTGAGCGGGCGACCGTGGAATGGCCGGACGGCGTCATGCCCGACCCCGAGAGCATGGGCCGCACGCTGGACATGCTGAACCGGGCGCAAGCCGTCAGCCTGGACACGAAGATCCGTTGGGTTCACCCCGACTGGGACGACGTCCAGGTCCAAGCTGAGAAGGAGCGGCTGCGCGACGAGCTCGGGCTGAACGTGCCGGACCCGGCAGCCCTGGGCGAGACGTGGATCCCTGACGCGAGCGGCGACGACTGA
- a CDS encoding coiled-coil domain-containing protein: MTNKSDVKKLVETETERLGFTMQLANGKFLITNPENGRTGEIPLQAMGRGLDNYKTKIRSLLNDHPTKPSPMVAATDPAPEKADTMPRDTWWSVDELVGAALANGIKPYVSGGLLHTPGPVESKSYADMLHARETEVIAYLTKNTTTATTEGDTDVPKIGDTATVVRSKPRDIFADAEALWGLLRDAARDQGDKPLTNGNVPGVQWVGALADIIKATCPDWDSEHEKDVRQYLNRTEHTRCHRPRANPPVWWIALEWNDGGLTVTKTTPKPDPRTVAAAAAKASTKKTPTPVPASADTAPPATAGPALRALLGFEQAIQRTEAERDQAIRERDDARTALEEMRADRDNLLVELDEMKAERDQVKTELDAINAVFARYNGGTA; the protein is encoded by the coding sequence ATGACCAACAAGTCCGACGTCAAGAAGCTCGTCGAGACCGAGACGGAACGCCTCGGCTTCACGATGCAGCTTGCCAACGGCAAGTTCCTCATCACCAACCCGGAGAACGGCCGCACCGGCGAGATCCCGCTCCAGGCCATGGGCCGTGGCCTCGACAACTACAAGACCAAGATCCGATCCCTGCTGAACGACCACCCCACGAAACCCTCCCCCATGGTCGCCGCCACCGACCCCGCCCCCGAGAAAGCCGACACCATGCCCCGTGACACCTGGTGGAGCGTTGACGAGCTCGTCGGCGCAGCCCTCGCGAACGGCATCAAGCCGTACGTGTCAGGAGGACTCCTCCACACCCCCGGCCCCGTCGAGTCCAAGTCGTACGCGGACATGCTGCACGCCCGCGAAACCGAGGTCATCGCCTACCTCACCAAGAACACCACCACCGCCACCACCGAAGGAGACACCGACGTGCCGAAGATCGGCGACACCGCGACCGTCGTCCGGAGCAAGCCCCGCGACATCTTCGCCGACGCCGAAGCGCTCTGGGGGCTGCTCCGCGACGCCGCCCGCGACCAGGGAGACAAGCCGCTGACCAACGGCAACGTCCCGGGCGTCCAGTGGGTCGGCGCCCTCGCCGACATCATCAAGGCCACCTGCCCCGACTGGGACTCCGAGCACGAGAAGGACGTCCGCCAGTACCTGAACCGGACCGAGCACACCCGCTGCCACCGGCCCCGCGCCAACCCGCCCGTCTGGTGGATCGCGCTGGAGTGGAACGACGGCGGACTCACCGTCACCAAGACCACCCCGAAGCCCGATCCCAGGACCGTCGCAGCCGCCGCCGCGAAGGCCTCGACGAAGAAGACACCCACACCCGTCCCGGCCTCGGCCGACACCGCGCCGCCGGCCACAGCAGGCCCTGCGCTCCGGGCGCTCCTCGGGTTCGAGCAGGCCATTCAGCGGACCGAGGCCGAGCGGGACCAGGCCATCCGCGAACGCGACGACGCCCGCACCGCGCTGGAGGAGATGCGCGCCGACCGGGACAACCTCCTCGTCGAGCTGGACGAGATGAAGGCCGAACGCGACCAGGTGAAGACGGAGCTGGACGCCATCAACGCCGTGTTCGCCCGGTACAACGGAGGCACCGCGTGA
- a CDS encoding GNAT family N-acetyltransferase, translated as MLQLQGLFDVPVEERLSNTWAMDLPIEDQPWSVGLIVGPSGAGKTTIARHLWPDHVTGPHTWSEDRSLVDDFPADMSIKDIVALLGAVGLSSPPAWLRPHRTLSTGEAFRASIARALAESGDLVVIDEFTSVVDRQVARVASHTIQKTVRRGGRQFVAVTCHYDVLEWLQPDWVLDVSTGSFEWRSVQPRPQLQLEIRPVDGQLWPVFARHHYLSSDLHRSSKKFAGFINGEPVAFLAYRHFQHPATRNLKMEHRLVVLPDYQGLGIGSRFSEWMGQRLYEQGFRYRSVSSHPALIAYRSASPRWRMIQGQKKLGTRSKHQWMHAQTLDPRRLGVVSFEYVAPRI; from the coding sequence GTGCTGCAGCTCCAGGGCCTGTTCGACGTGCCCGTGGAGGAGCGGCTGAGCAACACCTGGGCCATGGACCTGCCGATCGAGGACCAGCCGTGGAGCGTAGGGCTGATCGTCGGCCCCTCCGGGGCTGGCAAGACGACCATCGCGCGGCACCTGTGGCCCGACCACGTCACCGGCCCGCACACCTGGTCCGAGGACCGGTCGCTCGTGGACGACTTCCCGGCCGACATGTCCATCAAGGACATCGTGGCCCTGCTGGGCGCGGTCGGACTGTCCTCGCCGCCGGCCTGGCTCCGGCCGCACCGAACGCTGAGCACCGGGGAGGCGTTCCGCGCATCCATCGCACGGGCCCTGGCCGAGTCCGGCGACCTGGTCGTCATCGACGAGTTCACGTCGGTCGTGGACCGCCAGGTCGCGCGGGTCGCCAGCCACACGATCCAGAAGACCGTACGGCGCGGTGGCCGCCAGTTCGTCGCCGTGACCTGCCATTACGACGTGCTGGAGTGGCTGCAGCCGGATTGGGTGCTGGACGTCTCGACAGGCTCGTTCGAGTGGAGGTCGGTTCAACCCCGCCCCCAGCTCCAGCTCGAAATCCGGCCGGTCGATGGACAGCTCTGGCCTGTCTTCGCACGTCATCACTATCTGAGCTCGGACCTCCACCGCTCCAGCAAGAAGTTCGCCGGGTTCATCAACGGTGAGCCGGTCGCGTTCCTGGCCTACCGGCACTTCCAGCACCCGGCGACGCGGAACCTGAAGATGGAGCACCGGCTGGTGGTTCTGCCGGACTATCAGGGGCTCGGCATCGGGAGCCGCTTCTCCGAGTGGATGGGGCAGCGGCTGTACGAGCAGGGGTTCCGCTACCGGTCGGTGTCGTCACATCCGGCGCTGATCGCCTACCGAAGCGCGTCGCCGCGGTGGCGGATGATCCAGGGCCAGAAGAAGCTCGGCACCCGGTCCAAGCACCAGTGGATGCACGCGCAGACGCTCGACCCGCGCCGTCTCGGTGTCGTGTCGTTCGAGTACGTGGCACCGCGAATCTAG